GAATTTTTATAggagtgggggggggggggggcagaaACCCAACTGAGAAAAAGTGACTTtttgattttgtgttttttcttgGTTCACCAACAAATTTTGTTTGTTCAAAGTAATGATTCTTGCACTTGTTGCTGTACATGGATCACACACCTGTGCACTTCCTTTTATCTTTGAAATTCCCCTTTGTGCTTTTGGTGTTCTGTTGGTGTATTTCTGCTTCAGTTTAGTTTGGCTAACTATCAACTTAGGCAGTATTAAGCGATTTCAATCTTTAGTTTGAAATAAGCATCAAATGTTTGAAATGAAGCGGACTCCAGTTGCTTATTTCAAATGACTTCTGTTTTCGTTTGTAATAATGTCAGTCGAAGAATATGCGGTAGTATGATTATTACTGCAAATTATATATGGtaattatttgaaattgtttCTTGTTTAATACTAATTGATAGAATTTCTTTCTagctataaattaaatattaatttgataaagCAAGTATCTGAAACTTGAAAGTGATATCGGCATAGTAATTTTATCCATTCTATTAAGTGACAATGGTTTCATATGGTCGATCAGACTTTTTTTTATCCCGGACTATAATTAAAAATCCTGATGTAAGGCATGGTACATGCATGTGTTTTATATAAATAGGAACCAAATCATATAGGCCTAAGCTATTCACGTTCCTCTTTTACTCTTCGCACTTTTTAccatatattttgtaattttctttgacaaaaatatcttttatgaaaattatataagtgTGAAAAGTAAAAGGCAGGTaggtaaaataaagaaaaggtcTTCTCTTAAAACTCACATCGTGGGTCTctcgaattttcctagattgcATGTCGCAGACCTTTTAGGACTTTATCAAACCCATAAAGAATATCACACTAAAAAATTAGctttaatgtaataaataaaattccaaACGAATTTgacatcaaataaaatattagctttaatgtaataaataaaatcccAAACGAATTTGACATCAAATAAGCTCAAAATCACATTAACAATGAGTAGCAACAATTCAAATAATGTTCATATTCATGTTTAAATAACTTCAAATATAGAACTTGCCAGGTCATGAAAATTAAAGAGTTTGTCCTTGTGTATTTTCtcggtttattaaaaaaataattaaagtaatagATCTGATCAATACTAATAAACATTTTTGTACATTATGCCTATATTTGTAAATataggttaaataaaaaattaaaaatcattaattaaatttataaaaaaatatttatcaataacaaaatataaagttaaaattttaaaaatacattcatttataatttttgtttaattttttaaaagaaataatatcttaaaattttataaacttttcGTAAACAAAGTGTaagtttgtaagaaaaaaaaaaaacaaaaagccgAAGTGCATGATGTGGTAGTCATAGTTGTCAATACCGACGTAACGGAGACCGTTATtctaatgtttatatatatatatatatatatatatatatatatatatatatatatatatatatatatatatatatatatatatatatatataagttcaaAGCCTTAGTCCCTCTAAACTAAAACCTgaagtaattataaaaatagacaactagacattaaaattcaaatagacAAATGCAAGTTTCTTAATACTAAGTTATTAATCAGAATTGTAATCTTCATCCTCTTCAAGATCCAAGTCATTATCTTCTTGAAAATCCATCACTTTCTCTATTCATCACCAGCAAGaacataatcataattaatttgaagttcaataataaaattgacaaaaaattattttaataaaaaattgaactcataatattcaaattattcCATCTTAAATTTTAACATGTCACTTATGTCAAAtagttcaacaaaaatataaaaggaatgTATGTCAGAATATTCCCTTGCCCAAAACATAATTACGAAACATGTGTAGTTTTTTCAccataaaataatcaattaatcacCATAAAAAATGAACTTATTACCTTAATAAAcctgaaatcttattttttttattaaattattgaaaaatatgaaatacaaTTAATAGTTCTTCAATTTCATGCACACGGTAAAGCGTCTTCTTGTTTCTCATAAAAAATTCAACTATAAAGtacaaattcaattaaattataaatatcccCTTCACTTTCAACCCGTACTCTCTCTGTTTCTAAATCCCCCTCACCAATTTTCGCACTCGAGAATTTTCCTGGAAAATCTCACCCTCTTCAATTTCTCAGCCCAGAGAAAGACCAACCAAAAAAACACTCCAATTCCTTCTTAATTCTTTCCCGATTTGAAggatagagaaagagaaaagaaaacaacaacaacaacaacaacgccttatcccactaggtggggtcggctacatggatcaacttccgccataatgttctatcaagtaccatacttctatccaaatcattaagttcgagatcctttttgataacctctcttatagtctttttgggtcttcctctgcctcgaattgtttgtcttctctccatctggtctactctcctcactacagagtctaccggtcttctctctacatgcccaaaccacctaagtctattttccaccatcttctctacaatagacgctactccaaccctctctctaatagtttcgtttctaattttatcctgtcgagtcttaccacacatccaccgcaacatcctcatctccgctacacctactttattctcatgttggctcttgaccgcccaacattctgttccgtacaaaatcgccggtcttaccgctaaaagaagaaaaaaaaaagaaaaagttaatggAATCATTGGGATCTCCGTCTTCATCATTCTGGTGCTACCGTTGCAACCGCATCGTTAGGGTTCCACAAAACGACGTCGTTCTCCTCTGCCCAGATTGCAACTCCGGCTTCCTAGAAGAGCTCCAAACGACGCCCTCACTTTGAAATTTCCAATGCTTCAAAGTAACGGCACGAAAAATCGCTCCAAAACCCGCGCGGCTCTGCCCCGCACCGTCACAATAGCGACCGCTCCAGCCGCGACACAAAACTGCTCCGCTACTGAGGTGCCCGTCGCGGATAGGGGTCGTTCCACTCCGCTCCGCCGCTACGGCTTCTATTGACTACATAGGTagacctatatatatatgaatgaatatGGTTGAAAGGATATCGAAAATTTACCAAAAATCTATCCTGCTTCTCTCTTGTCTTCTGAAGGGGCCCTTCCTGACCTCAAATACacgaagttttcttgtttttactCAGCACCCTAACATACTCACCTtggattggttttttttttttttttttatcagccaaaataatatgtatatattaaggGAGTACCAAAGGTACTAACAGGTACAAGTTTCAAATTACATATATGCTACTATTCAAATCAACCAATTGGTAGATCCAGAGCAGAATGTAACCACACAAAGagaacaatatatatatttgacctACAGTGCTACGGACCACTAATGCGAAATCTAGACCTAAGATTTGATACCACTAATTATAGTGAGTGGTAAAATCCTTCTCTAAATATTTCAGCCAAGACCATAACAAAAACATTGCCTCATCCATCATTTTGTTTGCCTTGAAAGTGTTATTAGAGAAAACTACATTGTTTCTGTGGTTCCAAATAGTCCAAGTCAATGCTaaccaccaccatttccatttaGTCGATGTCATTCCTTCATATGACTGATTCATGTGCTAGATAAAGTGTTGTCTTGGGTGATGTGGAAAGACAGCCACCAAAATTCACCTAGGACAACGATTCCCATCAAACCAGAAGAACTTTGTTGCagtgaaagaacaaatggccagCTGTCTCCTCCATTAATCTGCAAAAGGGACATAAATAATCCTAGAACTCAATCTGCTTCTTCCTCAAGTTGTCTCTGGTTGGTAGTTTGTCCTTGAGTAATCTTCAAGCGAATATAGCCATTTTAGATGGAACTTTAAGCTTCCATAACTCCCTATATTATTCAACCTGGGCCTCCTCTACTACTTGTTGTCTAAGCAAACTGTATGCACTCCTAACTGAATACTGTCCACTTGAATATGCCTCCCACATCCAGTGGTCTCCAATGTGAGACCGAATTCTGAACCCCTCCACTTCTTGTATAAATGAGACCGCCATGTCTATCTCACTATTGAACAATGGTCTTCTCCACTTGAGATCTCATTCCCATCCTGTGTCTTTATGAACTCCCATATGctgaattaattgattttgctGATCCGATATGTTGTATAACCTAGGATACTTCTCTGATAGTTGAATGTGTCCCCCTGTCCAAGTGTCTTCCCAAAATTTGAACTTATCCCCACGTCCAACCTTCCATACTATCGATATGTTCAACCGCTGCCCCTGCTGTGGGTATTGAGATAGAATCTTCAAATCCCTCCACCATATAGATTCAATAGTGGGTCTTAATGCTTCATTTAGACTCCTCCAACCGCCATATTTTGATTCAAGCACCCTTGTTCACATTTCTCCCTGATTCTGAAATAGCTTCCACTTCCATTTGCCCAGCAGTGATGTATTGAAGGAGCGGATGTCTTTAACCCCcaaaccttcttcttcttttggcaAGCACATCATTTCCCATCTGATCCAAgcaattttgttttgttcagATGCACCTCCCCAAAGGAAATTTCTTTGTAGCCTCACTAGCTTGTCCTCCACCTTTTTAGGAAccctgaaaaaagagaaaaaataaatgggaATGGATTTTAACATTGAATTTATGAGAGTCACTATCCCCTCAAAAGACAAGTGTCTTTGTTTCCATCTTGCTAATTTTCTCTCACATTTAGAAATGATATGGTCCCAAGTCTGACATCTTCTCGGATTGGCACCAATGGGGATGCCAAGATATGTGAAAGGAAATGACATCAAGCTATAGTGGAGGTAATTGGCTGCATCACTAATCTACTGTTCCGACACTCCGAAATCCCCACAACtacttttagaaaaattaatttttaagcccGATGCAAGCTCAAAAGCCCTCAAGATAGCCTTGATTGCTCTAACATTCTCCATAGATGCCTCCCCAAAGAATATTGTGTCATCTGCATACTGGAGGAGGCTGATTTCCACTTTGTTTGTACCTGATAGGAATCCCCTATATAACCTTTTGTATATAGCATTGGTCATTAAGCCATTAAGACCTTCAGCAACAATATTAAACATCATAGGTGAAAGTAGATCTCCCTGCCTAAGCCCTTTTTGGGGTATGAACTCATATGAAGGGCTTCCATTAACCAACACCAAGACTGATGCTGATTTTAGACACCATTCAATCCACTGAATCCATTTTGAGCAAAAACCCATTTTTCTCATCATATAACTCAAGAACTCCCAAGACACAGAACCGTACGCCTTCTCGTAATCAACCTTGAATATAAAACATGGATTTTGACATCTGTTAGCTTCTTCAACCACTTCATTTGCAATCATCACACTATGAAGCATGTGTCTGCCTTCTATGAATGTTGATTGTCGTTCATTTATGAGGAAATGCATAACCTTCTTCAATCTGTTAGCCAGAATCTTAGCAAGTATCTTATAAGTGCATTCTATCAGTGAGATAGTCCTGTACTCATTCAATACTTGAGGATCCGCTACCTTCGGGATTAATGCTATAAAAGATGCGTTGAGACCCCTTGGGAAAACTTCGTTGAGGTGAAATTCATCAAGAAATCTTAGGAAGTCAGATTTGATGATATCCCAAAATTGCTTAATGAATTTAAAGTTAAGTCCATCTGGGCCCGGGCTCTTATCACTACCACAACTCCATACCGCCCTTTTGACCTCCTCTTCTTGAAAACGCTCCACCAACATGTCATTTTGCTGCATGTCAATGGTCTGGAAGCATATGCCATCTAGCCTTGGTCTTGCATGATCATTTTCTAGGAACCGCTACAAGAAGAACCTCCTGACTTCCTCTTTGACGATTGTTGGCTCATCCTTCCACGAACCATCAGTCAGCACACCATTCAAGCAATTAGATCTGTGCCTAGATTAATCATCAAATGGAAGTATCTGGAGTTACAATCTCCCTCCTTAATCCACTTGGATCTCGCCTTTTGTCTCAGTAATGACTCGTATGCCTGAGCTGCCTCCCACAACTCCTGTTGAAGCTGGTTTCTGACTTTTCTCTCATGATTCTTTAACTGCCTATTAGTTGTCTCCTCTTCCATCTTATTTAAATCCTCCTCAATTTTCTTGTAGGTGTCCCCGAATTGTTCCCTGTTCCACACCTTGATCTTGTCTTTGAGggctttaattttctattttagcaCATATCCTCCCCACCCACTTTGATTATTAAGTGACCAACTATCATGTACCACTTTCTTGAAGGAATTGTCTGGAAGCCAACAATCTAGTATTCTGAAAGGCTTTGGACCCCAATCAACACAATTGGATCTAAGCATTACAGGGCAATGATCTGAAAAGTTCCTACGGAGCGTGAATTGAGAGGACCCAGGGCATTTGGAGAGCCATTTTGGAGAGACCAAGAACCTATCAGCGGTACCATTTGGTCTGAACCATGTAAATTGCTTACCCACCCAAGACACTTCTTCAACCTTCAATTCCTCAATCCATTCATTGAATTCCTTGATACTTCCATCCACTAGCCCCCTCTGACAGGTTCCCATTCTCTCTGAAGTTGTCCTGATGTTATTGAAATCCCCTAATAGGCACCAATATCCTCCAGGGTATTGATTTTTCAACTGTTTAACACTATCCCAAAGCacccttttattttgaatatggcaGGGAgagtatatattaataatgtgcACTGGTTGTGTCTCTTGGCGCCATTTGCCTGTCACCATGATGAAGCCTAATCCTGAGATTTTGTTTTCTACCTTGAACGATTTCGCATTCCATATGCAGAGAATGCCTCCGGCTGAATTAAATGAGGGATATGATTCCCAACTAATTTCATAATCCCCTCATAAAGCTACACACATTTACTTTTCCACTAtctccttttttgtttcttgaagaCACAACATGTCTATATGATGTTCATTGACCATCCTTCGAATTGCTGGCCATTTAACCCCCTCCCTAGCCCTTTCACattatatgatataatattCATTGGGTCTGCCTCTTGATCCCCACTCTATTTGCCTCCTTGTCATAtcttttttccattttcatAATCTTCTAAACATAGTTCCTTTGTGAAGTTCTAGTAGTCACCCCCAAATCTATAGTCATGCTCCAAATCTTCTTTGCTTCTTGACTGATATTTTCTGCTTGGTTTTCTCTGTCGGACTTTAATTTGGGGAAGACTTGGTGATGCTGCAATATGCTATTTAATTGGTCCtctgattgatttttatttaattggtcctctgattgatttttattcttttcctgCTGATTTGGGTGCATATGAGTTTCTGCTTTATTTGTGGCAGGCCGCGGCCCATAAGCAACACCCCCATGGCCTAATTTCTTTTTGCCTCCCCCTTTTCGATAATACACTAACCAAGGGCTAAATTGGGTTGATATGAGGCTGTTTGGGCTTGTCTTGTGGGGGTAAGCTATTTTAGTGGGGGTGTGAATATCATTACTCAATTCCACTACTCGCTCCACCTGTCTGTCACGTGGCTCATCcctatcaaatttgaaattgcCTATGTCTTCAACGTTCAAGTCTGCCCCCATCTTTCCACTTCCATGAAATTTCTCTCTGCTATCCTCAGAAGCACCTCTCCCCTTGTGCCCTTTATCCCCCTTTTGGTGCAAATCTGTTTGTGCTAGCACTGCCTCCTCCCTATGGTACGACTGCGCATCATCCTCAGTGGACTGGTCACTATCATTTTGTGCATGTACCCAGCGGGTAATAGCCATATCCGCCAGATCCAGTCCATCGCCCGATCCAATGGTCCCCTTCCATGAATCCGCTTCCTCCGAGGCCCGGTTTGAGCTGTTAACTAGCTTTTTCGGCGACCGTTGCACCGGAGTGGTCTCCCACTTCTGCTGATTGACATCGATATTCACTGATGCACCGTCCTCTGATGGTCTTTCCGTCAATGCTTGTGTTGCGTCGTTCCATCTGCTTTGTGCCTCCTTTCCCTCCATAGTCGTCTCTTTGCCTTGTGCAGGGCTTGCCGACATGGCTTGCCACTTGCCGTAAACTGAATTGTTTTCTGCCGCCGCCGTCCGCACTTCCTTCGCTCCGGCCAggtgttcttcatcgttctctTCCCCCGACGCAGTGACACCTCTGCTCGATTCCCCTGAAGCCGCCATTCTATTTTGCAGTAGCATGCATTTCCACCACGTTGGCGGGCTGTCTCCCCATGTCATTCTAGCTTCGCTTTCCTCCAAACAAATCTCCTCCGATGAGCTATGGTCATTCCATTGCTGGCGCCGACAATTGACACATGATTTCCCGCTTTCCTCCACTATGTGTACCACATATACTTCTCCTTGAATCTGTACATTCACCATGTGTTGTATGAGTGGCTTCCATGGCGTTTTGATTAAGATCCTTGCCATATCCAACTTTCTTTGTTCCTCTACATCATCATTAGCGTCCACCATATTGCCGATAGAAGACACTATCTGTTTGATGTGATGTATGTCCCACGCTATCAGCGGTATTCCCCAACAATGCACCCATGTCAGTCTATAGGCAAGCCTTAACTGTGAATCCCATTTTTGTAATGAATTAAACATTTCTCCCCATCCTCCATCTTCTTCCTCCATCACTCGCTTAGCCTTTTCTTCTGTGAGACCAAGGAGCAACACCATATCATCCCCGATGTACTTCGGAGATATGTTTTCTCCGATATCCCACAACATGCCATTCTCTAGCCTATCAAAGAGGGCCAGGTTTTTTAGTCTCCCTACCCAAGCCCCTTTGAGCCATTGTTGCCATGTCACCAGTATGTCAAGGATCAGTGATGACCTCGAGCTAAGGCAAATGAGCTCCTCCTTGTGTGGTATTCTCCTCTGTTCTGTTTTTGGCATCTGCCTCCTCACTGCCTCCGTGTACGACCCTTGATGAACGCTCGCCTTTGTTCCTGGTTTCATGCTTAGGTACATATTTCTACTCCCTTCTAGATATTGTTTGCCTTCAGCTCTTCCCCTGACAGCTATTTTTGAACTTGGTCTCCCAAATTTAGGAGTGTTGACATACATCTTTAGCCCTCCAAATACCATACTGTCTAGCTTCTTTTCAACCTGGTGAACATCTTGCACCCCTTTGAATCTTACAAATCCATATCTTTTTCCATTTCTGTTTCTTTTCAGTGATATGAAAATCTCCCTCACATCTCCCACCTGCTTGAAGTGGCTCTATAGATCTTTTTCCGTTCTGTCTTCAGGGAACCTAGTGAAATAGAACAAATTTACATCCTTGTGTTCTCTCCAATTAGCTCGCAGGTAGCTGTGATGATAACCATTCCTTTTCCGATTGATGTTCAGACGAGGACCTTTGTCGTTCTCTCTCTGACGCTCTCTCTCCTATTCCTAACTCTCACCCACCCACATTTTCTCTCTCTACTGTTTCTCTCTCCTCTCATGTTGCTTCTTTGACCCGTGAATTTCCTTGGATTGGttaattgaaatttgttttgaaGATTGACAAGGAAAGGGGAATATACTTCAAGATGCTTTTGTTTTAATCCTGGGGAGATGTAGAGAAGTTTGCTATCTATAAATACCTTTAGTTGTGTGTTATTAATGCCATGTTTTTTAATCCTTTGTATGACTAGCTAAATGCTGAAGTAAAAGTGCCTCCCTGCGAAATCTAGAAATAGAATTTCAGTGGTCTAACAAGTGATACCATCCATCTTTCAAATTGTGACGTCAAAGATCAAGCTGGAAagaaaatttttgaattttttcattGCATCATGTGTATATAGCTGTTGTTTATTTTGGGTCAAAACAGATTCTTATGTCATAATATTCTTTTGTAACCTGATCTTTCATTCCTAGGATAAACACTAGGAGCACAAACATCATGCCAGCTGCAGGTTTCTTGTTTGATTCTTTGCGTGTTGTCAATTTAAAGTGAAATAGCGAGTCTGCTTTATCATTTTTGCTTTGGGGCTTTTATAAGTATGACTTAGTATAATTATTTGACACTAAATTGAATGTAAAATAACAATGACAAAGATGTTGTACTTGGAGTGTGGATCAGCTTGGTACTCATCCATAATGGAGCTTGTGCTTACCTTTACTTTTGACTGCTTGATGTTTTAATGTTACTCTATTTTGTTTTCCATTGTTTTTATTAGTTGACCCTGAAActtttccattttgtgtgttggTCTGGTTTTCATAGCATTGATTTATCCCTGgaagaaagtaaagaaagaaacaaaaccctGCAGAATAGAGCTCTTTGTGtcttttaaattgaattgaGGATGGGAGACGAAGCAAGTGAAGAGCATCAAAGGTCGCTAGCTGCTCCTTTCATATTTTTCGTGGTTCTCACATTTCAGTTTGCTTCCAATTGGATTGATCATTCAAGAAGGTCTTCTCCCTCCtccatcttttcctttttcaatatTCTAACAATTTAAGCATGATTCAGATAATGCTTCTAATATTGTTTGGATGATTGGTTTGAGTCTTGAGATATATCTTATTTGGCTCACCTTGCTCAATTGGAACTCAACTTGGGTTATTGGATTTTTATGCTAATTTCTTTAAATGGTAAAGATATGTGGCATCCATTTCACATTTATAATAGGGAATTGGAAAACAGTTTGCTTATATGCTGTTGGTATTTTAAACAGAACATTTAGGGAACatagttttcacttttcaaaacTTGTCTAATTCCTTGTTTTTGTGCAGTTGTTTCCTTGAAAAAATAGATAGGATTTGTAACAGGGTTCTGAATTCCCATGTTTGGATTTAGCAATTTACCTTGTTTAGTGTAAATGGATAATAGGTCTCCAAACCagaaaaactcaaaataatggCGCATGGTACAAAACCATAACACTCACACAGAAGGTGCAGAAATTGAGTAATATAGATAGGTGTCAGAAACGGGGAGCAAAAATACCTCCACCCCCAAGCTTATAGCTGAAATACCCTTGATTCCCTCTGTTACCCGCATCTCTCCCATGCTCCCCTTTATCATTGATCCATTCCCTAGTAACAGATTCCTCAATGTGCATAACTGTATGCTCTGCTGAATGGCTGCCACATGCCCCCTTCCCTTTTCTACATATACCCTCCAAACTCTTGGACGACCACAGCGACTCTGGTCCTGCATTTGCTTATTGGCCGCATCAGTGGAGTAGGATGAATTGACATTAGACCAAGATTCATCTTCATTGTGAtgtagtttttgactttttgtgATCTAGTCttgaactttttcattttgaaatttctacTTGTTTTCTTATGTccaagaatgaagaaaacttTCATGAAAGTAAATCCTTCAGTAGGATAGTTTGAGGCTGTTGTAGGATTGCTTTAATTTCAGAATGCAATATAGCTATAGCTAGGGGATGTTTTATTGTGTTTCTAGACTAAGGGCATTAATGGTAAGTTTGTTTGGACTCCAATTTAAATTCACTACTTTCATCCAAATGTatggttttataatttcatcatTTGGCTGTGTCACCAAATCTTATGATAATGATAAGCACACTTGAGCCAAGTGTCATTAATCTATACATCAAAAGATTGTTGCCTTTTCATGGGCAAAATTGACCCTTTGCATGGTGCCCGGGGATTTTGCACTCTGTTTCTACCTTAATTTTCAATGTTCATTACCTTTCTAACATATTGACTGTTGATTATGACATTAAGTTTTTTAGTTGTATGCTTTTGCTTCAGAGTGGAtctaatgaagaaaaagaaactaagtTGCGTGTAGAAATAAAAGAGCTTTTGAAGGAGGCAAGCTCACTGTCGCAGTAAGTGACTCATGCTTTGGCCATTATCTCCTCCCATGAAAAGAAATGTGTCTTGGAATTCCAAATtcaattgtttttatttccttCTATTTATGGTTAGAACCAATTACATCCTTCCATATTTTTGTCTCAACTACTCCTTACAAGGGGTGGAAGCTAGTAGCCACACCCCCTCGAtcaaaaatttgttctatactTTTGGTTAGGTATACattaaaaagattataaatatattacgtAGGTAATTGTTAGAATATAGGAAAATATCTCAACATATCTTTGCTTATCGTCTTGGAATAGTTTTCTTATTTCCTCATGATATCTTAGAATTAGTCATCATGTTTCCTTATCATGATTTGCTTCCCTAATTAGTTAggattattattagtataaacaACGGTTTGTACTCTAGGTCTTTGAACTTATCAACACATCAATACATTGTAATCCATCTTAGTTAATACTTAATGTCAATTCAGTATTTCATTCTCTTTTATCTCTCTTCCTCCTTCACCTTAAAACCATAATTTCAACAATAATGACATGTTTTCTATTGACACACTGAAAGATTACATGTAATTTTCATGTTCAGGTCAAGGAACTCACTCTCCTAATGATCAATGTCATTCCACACAACAATCAACTAAGGACTCTTTTACCTTCTTAGTTGTatcttgaataaaattatttggtgAAGCCTGAAACaccatttattttcattacttgtattttgttttctctATGTTTTTGTGTCTACTTCCAGTTTTTAATTAAGGTTTCAGACCAGATGAGACGCATTATGAAAATGTTTAAAGAGCAATAGAAATATCTTACATTTAAATCTAATATAAACTTTGAATATTATATGTTTATGTTTGTGAGAGAGATAGAGTACATGAGTCATTTCATTGTCCTCTCAGGCCATCAACCTTCGCACAAGCAGCAAAACTCAAGAGACTGGCAGCTGCAAAGGAGAGAGAACTAGCAAAGTGTGAGTTATTTACTCGAATCATCTCATGTTACATATTGCATTCTATGTAAATGTAGACTAGACTGactttgtaaatttaaaattgagtgATGGAACAGAGAGTACAatgagaagaagagaaaacagGGGGGAAAAACTACGTAGAGAGACACAAATACAGAAAACAGGAATCAATAAATAAGAGAACAATGAGGAT
The Glycine max cultivar Williams 82 chromosome 16, Glycine_max_v4.0, whole genome shotgun sequence genome window above contains:
- the LOC100813524 gene encoding protein GET1, giving the protein MFYCVSRLRALMSGSNEEKETKLRVEIKELLKEASSLSQPSTFAQAAKLKRLAAAKERELAKCQSLHDKDNDLYSKVLLISKVSTFNIFNSAYLVLECSCL